One window of the Rhodococcus sovatensis genome contains the following:
- a CDS encoding NAD(P)-dependent alcohol dehydrogenase, with the protein MMTATTAAVVESGGAAFTLSPVELGAPRFGEVRVRLVAAGLCHTDLGAASGGLPFPLPGVLGHEGAGVVEAVGPGVTRVSEGDHVLLSFTSCGNCGKCRAGHPAYCATWLPLNLIGGTRSDGSSPITRDGTALGGHFFGQSSFAHHAIADERSLIKVDPDAPLDLLAPLGCGVQTGAGAVWNVLRPRPGDTIVVTGAGAVGLSAIMAANLTPARKIIAVDRVPERLHLATELGATHVVDATQQDTAEALAELTGGAGVDGAIETTGNTGVLRTAIDALAPCGTAVIVGAPPFGTEVPVDVNMMLPGRHIVGLTLGDSETQTLIPALVDLVISDRLPLQRLLTHYQFADINRAVADMNSGASIKPVLLF; encoded by the coding sequence ATAATGACCGCAACAACTGCAGCCGTCGTCGAATCTGGCGGAGCGGCGTTCACGCTCTCACCTGTCGAGCTCGGAGCCCCACGGTTCGGTGAGGTACGCGTGCGGCTCGTCGCCGCCGGACTGTGCCACACCGATCTCGGGGCCGCCTCCGGCGGATTGCCTTTCCCGCTGCCCGGAGTTCTCGGACACGAGGGTGCAGGAGTCGTCGAAGCCGTCGGCCCCGGCGTCACTCGAGTGTCCGAGGGCGATCACGTTCTGTTGTCGTTCACCTCCTGCGGCAACTGCGGCAAATGCCGAGCCGGCCATCCAGCGTACTGCGCAACGTGGTTGCCGCTCAATCTCATCGGCGGCACACGTTCCGATGGATCGAGTCCGATCACCCGCGATGGGACCGCACTGGGTGGCCACTTCTTCGGCCAATCCTCGTTCGCGCACCACGCGATCGCCGACGAGCGAAGCTTGATCAAAGTCGATCCTGACGCGCCGCTCGACCTCCTTGCGCCGTTGGGGTGCGGCGTCCAGACCGGCGCGGGTGCTGTCTGGAACGTGTTGCGGCCGCGCCCCGGTGACACGATCGTCGTGACCGGCGCAGGTGCGGTGGGGCTCTCGGCGATCATGGCCGCCAACCTGACTCCCGCCCGAAAGATCATTGCAGTCGACAGGGTCCCAGAGCGCTTGCACTTGGCCACCGAACTCGGAGCGACACACGTCGTCGACGCCACCCAGCAGGACACCGCGGAGGCGTTGGCGGAACTGACCGGTGGTGCCGGCGTCGACGGAGCAATCGAAACGACCGGCAATACCGGCGTTCTGCGCACCGCAATCGATGCCCTCGCACCGTGCGGAACGGCAGTGATCGTCGGTGCTCCACCTTTCGGCACCGAGGTTCCCGTCGATGTCAACATGATGCTGCCGGGGCGGCACATCGTGGGGCTCACGCTCGGCGACAGCGAGACACAAACTCTCATTCCAGCCCTCGTCGACCTCGTCATTTCGGACCGATTGCCGTTGCAACGCTTACTCACTCACTATCAGTTCGCCGACATCAACAGAGCTGTAGCCGACATGAACAGTGGTGCGTCGATCAAACCGGTTCTACTCTTCTGA
- a CDS encoding aldehyde dehydrogenase family protein gives MTITDDTITLSRPHLAPRLLFIDGHWRESATRDRTDVIDPSTGSVLTTVAEAGPADIDAAVTAARTAFDDGRWSSLPGRERARILHRVGQLVRERADEIIAVESADVGKPVSLCRAVDVITAAEQYEYCSALAQTLSGSQRDTPLSAHAYTRREPLGVVAAITPFNFPLVLSSSKIAPALAAGNTVVHKPSEDTPLSALLMAEILTEAGLPPGVLNVVTGTGSTAGEALLQHAGVDKIAFTGSTAVGRHAAGVAGRNLVPVTMELGGNAAHIVFDDADIEKAIGAIIKGFVFNTGQFCMGGPRLLVARPLYETVLGILAQAVPGVPVGDPFDPTTVVGPMAGDRHVRKVEDYVDIALRDGGRIVAGGRRPDLSGTPLAGGSFYSPTVIADLPNTSRVVREEIFGPVLTVQPFDTEDDAIELANSTEYGLAAGLQTANVARAHRVAAKLHAGIVWVNDWAMLDPAIPFGGIGNSGFGREYGPEGLDSYTAVKSVVISLD, from the coding sequence ATGACGATCACCGACGACACAATCACACTCTCGCGGCCCCATCTCGCGCCGCGCCTGCTCTTCATCGACGGTCACTGGCGCGAGTCCGCCACACGCGATCGCACCGACGTCATCGATCCATCGACCGGATCGGTGCTCACGACAGTGGCGGAAGCCGGTCCCGCAGACATCGATGCCGCGGTGACGGCGGCTCGCACGGCATTCGACGACGGTCGATGGTCGTCTCTGCCAGGGCGTGAGCGGGCGCGCATTCTGCACCGCGTCGGGCAGTTGGTACGCGAACGCGCCGACGAAATTATCGCCGTCGAGAGCGCCGACGTGGGTAAACCCGTGTCGTTGTGCCGCGCTGTCGACGTGATCACCGCTGCGGAGCAGTACGAATACTGCTCCGCACTGGCGCAAACCCTCAGTGGATCCCAACGGGACACCCCATTGTCCGCACACGCGTACACCCGCCGAGAGCCACTCGGTGTCGTGGCGGCGATCACGCCGTTCAATTTTCCTCTCGTTCTGTCGAGCTCCAAGATTGCACCGGCTCTGGCCGCCGGGAACACGGTGGTGCACAAGCCCAGCGAGGACACCCCGCTGAGCGCTCTGCTGATGGCTGAGATCCTGACCGAGGCCGGACTGCCACCGGGTGTGCTCAATGTCGTCACCGGAACGGGATCCACTGCGGGCGAGGCACTTCTGCAGCATGCGGGAGTCGACAAGATCGCATTCACCGGGTCGACGGCCGTGGGCAGGCACGCGGCCGGTGTCGCCGGCCGAAACCTGGTCCCGGTGACCATGGAACTGGGCGGCAACGCCGCGCACATCGTGTTCGATGACGCCGACATCGAGAAGGCAATCGGTGCGATCATCAAGGGATTCGTCTTCAATACCGGCCAGTTCTGCATGGGTGGCCCACGTCTGCTCGTCGCCCGGCCCCTGTACGAAACCGTGCTGGGCATCCTCGCCCAAGCGGTCCCCGGCGTTCCCGTCGGCGACCCGTTCGATCCGACCACCGTGGTCGGACCGATGGCCGGTGACCGGCACGTGCGCAAGGTAGAGGACTACGTCGATATCGCCCTCCGCGACGGAGGCCGTATAGTCGCCGGAGGACGTCGTCCCGACCTGTCCGGCACACCGCTCGCCGGTGGTTCGTTCTACTCCCCCACTGTGATCGCGGACTTGCCCAACACGTCGAGAGTCGTTCGAGAAGAGATTTTCGGCCCGGTTCTCACCGTGCAACCGTTCGACACCGAGGACGACGCGATCGAGCTGGCCAACAGCACCGAATACGGTCTCGCTGCGGGCCTACAAACGGCGAATGTCGCTCGTGCACATCGGGTTGCGGCCAAGCTCCACGCCGGCATCGTGTGGGTCAACGATTGGGCCATGCTCGACCCAGCAATTCCCTTCGGTGGGATCGGAAACTCCGGCTTCGGCCGCGAATACGGACCCGAGGGACTCGATTCCTACACCGCGGTCAAGTCCGTCGTCATCTCGCTCGACTGA
- a CDS encoding MarR family winged helix-turn-helix transcriptional regulator: MSTMESEVFSAPDDDAVESATDGHPTLLYAVKQVELAVRAHMDALLRPINITALQYTALTVLRRRDGLSAAELARNSFVTAQTMGEMISTLEKRGLLTRRIDPANKRRMLTSLTDDARSMLADYDAEILALENRMLGDLSPQQRQAFRHYLSSCRVALGDTRAH, encoded by the coding sequence ATGTCGACCATGGAATCCGAGGTGTTTTCGGCTCCCGACGACGACGCGGTCGAGTCCGCAACGGACGGGCATCCGACGCTGCTCTACGCCGTCAAGCAGGTCGAGTTGGCGGTTCGTGCGCACATGGATGCGTTGCTGAGGCCGATCAACATCACCGCCTTGCAATACACGGCATTGACGGTGCTGCGGCGACGCGATGGATTGTCTGCCGCGGAGTTGGCGCGCAACTCCTTCGTGACAGCGCAGACGATGGGCGAGATGATTTCTACTCTGGAAAAGCGGGGATTGCTCACTCGCCGAATCGATCCGGCGAACAAGCGTCGAATGCTGACCAGTCTGACCGACGACGCGCGCAGTATGCTCGCCGATTACGACGCAGAGATTCTGGCCCTGGAGAATCGCATGCTCGGTGACCTCTCGCCGCAACAACGTCAGGCATTTCGCCATTACCTCAGCAGCTGCCGAGTGGCGCTCGGGGACACTCGGGCGCACTGA
- a CDS encoding TetR/AcrR family transcriptional regulator C-terminal domain-containing protein, whose protein sequence is MARPRTALLDVDRIVDAALHIADATGDFTVAQLASKLAVHPSSLYHHVSGRDEVIDRMRARIGRKIDNSGFGTVPWDEAMQTLAWSYRSAFARHPGSIRLFATSRIRDRESLSEYERIADGLHAAGFEWPEVLPIIIAFDNFILGSALDLGSGGNLYTPDPQLHPALTAAVGDPEDSTNPVDAAFELGLSAFLVGLRHRLASR, encoded by the coding sequence GTGGCAAGGCCGAGAACAGCACTACTCGATGTCGATCGCATCGTCGATGCCGCGTTGCACATCGCCGATGCCACAGGAGATTTCACGGTTGCACAGCTAGCCTCCAAGCTCGCCGTACACCCGTCTTCGCTGTACCACCACGTATCCGGGCGGGACGAGGTGATCGACCGCATGCGTGCCCGAATCGGACGCAAGATCGACAATTCGGGGTTCGGAACCGTGCCGTGGGACGAGGCGATGCAGACTCTTGCGTGGTCCTACCGATCCGCCTTCGCCCGCCATCCGGGCTCGATCCGCCTGTTCGCGACCTCGCGCATTCGCGACCGGGAGTCGCTGTCCGAGTACGAGCGGATCGCCGACGGTCTGCACGCTGCGGGTTTCGAATGGCCCGAAGTACTGCCGATCATCATCGCGTTCGACAATTTCATCCTCGGATCCGCCCTCGACTTGGGCAGCGGGGGCAACCTCTACACTCCCGATCCTCAATTGCATCCCGCACTGACTGCAGCGGTCGGCGACCCGGAGGATTCGACGAACCCCGTCGACGCCGCTTTCGAGCTTGGACTATCGGCCTTCCTCGTCGGCCTGCGGCACAGGCTCGCCAGTCGATAA
- a CDS encoding APC family permease: MTIPQHSGQPNALDRASLNSRDIVFFVVAAAAPLTVMVAVAPIALLVGGIGAPAGYLCAGLISMVFAIGFTKMARHVHNNGAFYSYIRMGLGKVAGLGSALVAVAGYTLLQISTYGLFGAVTAATMKDFVGVDLPWWVWALIAAAIVSVLGYRSIRVGAKVLGVLLVLEVLVLLVLAIAVIAKGGASGLNLQPFYPENVFTGSMGAVLAVSFAAFVGFEATALFRNEAVRPDRTVPRATYAAVGFLALFYCFIVWVAVMAFGTDNAVQAAAADPAGYFFTAMQTYVGSAATDVMRVLIVSSGLAALLAFHNAITRYGYALGRERIVPVQLSFVHRKHLSPYIASLTQTATAVVAVLCFAFADVDPVLQLAAWTASTGTVGILALQWLTSLSVAVFFIRGKEVARDRGAALAGIAAFILIGVALFLVIEKIEIATLTTDPVVNTVAWAAPVVIFLLGAALALWIRARRPEVYAGMGSTDIDSDLIPDPQSGAKTAATDATHGVRND; encoded by the coding sequence ATGACCATCCCTCAGCATTCCGGGCAACCGAACGCTCTCGACCGCGCCAGTCTCAACTCGCGCGACATAGTTTTCTTCGTCGTCGCGGCGGCGGCACCGCTCACCGTCATGGTGGCCGTCGCCCCGATCGCACTGCTGGTGGGTGGGATCGGCGCTCCGGCGGGGTACCTGTGCGCCGGTCTGATCAGCATGGTGTTCGCCATCGGATTCACCAAGATGGCTCGGCACGTGCACAACAACGGTGCGTTCTACTCCTACATCCGTATGGGTCTGGGCAAAGTCGCCGGTCTGGGTAGCGCTCTGGTGGCCGTGGCGGGCTACACCCTCCTTCAAATCAGCACGTACGGGTTGTTCGGTGCGGTGACGGCAGCGACGATGAAGGACTTCGTCGGGGTCGATCTACCGTGGTGGGTGTGGGCGTTGATCGCTGCGGCCATCGTGTCGGTACTGGGTTACCGATCGATTCGTGTCGGAGCCAAAGTTCTCGGTGTGCTGCTCGTTCTGGAAGTGCTGGTGCTGCTCGTACTGGCGATCGCTGTGATCGCGAAGGGCGGCGCAAGCGGTCTGAACCTTCAGCCGTTCTATCCGGAGAACGTCTTCACCGGATCGATGGGTGCCGTGCTCGCTGTCTCGTTCGCTGCGTTCGTCGGGTTCGAGGCAACTGCACTGTTCCGCAACGAAGCAGTGCGGCCGGATCGGACGGTGCCTCGTGCAACCTACGCAGCGGTCGGGTTTCTTGCTCTCTTCTACTGCTTCATCGTCTGGGTGGCAGTCATGGCGTTCGGTACCGACAACGCAGTGCAGGCAGCAGCGGCAGATCCGGCCGGCTACTTCTTCACCGCGATGCAGACTTACGTCGGATCAGCGGCAACCGACGTGATGCGCGTCCTCATCGTTTCGAGCGGCCTTGCTGCACTGCTGGCCTTTCACAATGCGATCACCCGCTACGGATACGCACTCGGGCGCGAGCGCATCGTCCCGGTGCAGCTCAGCTTCGTGCACCGCAAGCATTTGTCTCCGTACATCGCCAGCCTCACGCAGACGGCGACTGCAGTGGTGGCCGTGCTGTGCTTCGCGTTCGCAGATGTCGATCCTGTCCTGCAGTTGGCCGCATGGACGGCGAGTACTGGAACCGTGGGAATCCTTGCGCTTCAATGGCTCACCTCCCTTTCGGTCGCGGTCTTCTTCATTCGAGGGAAAGAGGTAGCACGGGATCGAGGTGCAGCGCTGGCCGGCATCGCGGCGTTCATCTTGATCGGCGTCGCTCTGTTCCTGGTGATCGAAAAGATCGAAATTGCAACTCTGACAACAGATCCTGTGGTGAATACGGTCGCGTGGGCTGCCCCCGTCGTGATATTTCTCCTCGGCGCGGCTCTCGCGCTGTGGATCCGAGCCCGACGCCCCGAGGTGTACGCGGGTATGGGAAGCACCGATATCGATTCCGATCTGATTCCCGACCCACAGTCCGGCGCGAAGACGGCCGCTACCGATGCCACGCACGGAGTTCGAAATGACTGA
- a CDS encoding amidohydrolase, with protein MTDATLVLTNATVLTQVDGAPPEQAVAVHGDRVIAVGTTGDVLAASGPGSTVVDLAGATLTPGWVDAHTHVVQGALMSLGVDFSRCECLDDVRRALHEATPVDGWIRGFGLNHNVFDGSAITFDVIFEAFAVPVLIRLYDAHSALANRAALERAGVSGREDLGQGVARVVLDAQGNPTGHLLEEAAIHLVESVAPTQDRAAAKSLLRGVTEDMASVGLTGTHVMDDLPGSVEMIRVLDEDPSGLRFWVYGWMQPDHSDDRIGELAGLVHGGGGRRWQYAGAKLFMDGTIDGGTAWLCHPDIHGESIRPAWRDPERYVDVVRRLSARGVSTATHAIGDAAVHHCVRTLSELSDGVRHRIEHLETVCPEDLALMGSAGIAASMQPTHCTRYTSADETDDWSRRLGRERVDRGWPVAELGGLGVPVALGSDWPVAHFDPRIVMADARLRRPADQRADSPRQPRQAISAQQALDGYTSHAAAAAGLSDGAGTIVVGGPADFTAVDGDLFGPADEVPDLPIIVTVVGGSVVYQR; from the coding sequence ATGACTGACGCCACCCTGGTTCTGACCAACGCCACCGTGCTCACTCAGGTCGACGGAGCACCTCCCGAGCAGGCCGTCGCCGTGCACGGCGACCGTGTGATTGCTGTCGGAACGACCGGGGACGTACTCGCCGCCAGTGGTCCTGGATCGACGGTCGTCGATCTCGCCGGGGCAACACTGACACCGGGTTGGGTCGACGCACACACCCATGTGGTCCAGGGCGCTCTGATGTCACTTGGCGTGGACTTCAGCCGATGCGAATGCCTCGACGATGTGCGGCGGGCCCTGCACGAAGCGACGCCGGTGGACGGCTGGATTCGTGGGTTCGGGCTCAATCACAACGTTTTCGATGGTAGCGCAATAACGTTCGACGTCATCTTCGAAGCTTTTGCGGTTCCTGTTCTGATCCGGTTGTACGACGCGCATTCTGCATTGGCCAACCGGGCCGCACTGGAACGTGCCGGTGTCAGTGGCCGAGAAGACCTGGGGCAAGGCGTTGCTCGGGTGGTGCTCGATGCACAGGGAAACCCTACCGGTCACCTGCTCGAAGAGGCGGCCATTCATCTGGTGGAGAGTGTGGCACCCACGCAGGACCGCGCGGCGGCGAAGTCGTTGTTGCGCGGAGTAACCGAGGATATGGCGTCGGTCGGCTTGACCGGAACCCATGTGATGGACGATCTGCCGGGATCTGTCGAGATGATTCGGGTCCTCGACGAAGACCCGTCAGGTCTGCGGTTCTGGGTGTACGGATGGATGCAACCCGATCACTCCGACGACCGAATCGGTGAGCTGGCGGGACTGGTGCACGGGGGCGGCGGCCGGCGGTGGCAGTACGCCGGAGCGAAACTGTTCATGGACGGAACGATCGACGGCGGAACGGCATGGCTGTGTCATCCGGACATACACGGTGAGAGCATTCGACCGGCATGGAGAGATCCGGAGCGTTACGTGGACGTAGTGCGTCGGCTCAGCGCGCGGGGCGTGTCCACCGCTACCCACGCGATCGGTGACGCCGCCGTCCATCACTGCGTCCGGACGCTCTCGGAGTTGAGCGACGGTGTTCGCCATCGCATCGAACACCTCGAGACCGTCTGTCCGGAGGACCTGGCGCTGATGGGCTCCGCTGGTATCGCCGCCTCGATGCAGCCGACCCACTGCACCAGATATACCAGTGCCGACGAAACCGACGACTGGTCTCGTCGACTCGGCCGCGAGAGGGTCGACCGCGGTTGGCCGGTGGCGGAACTCGGTGGTCTCGGCGTTCCGGTCGCGCTCGGATCCGACTGGCCGGTGGCCCATTTCGACCCGCGCATCGTCATGGCCGATGCTCGGTTGCGTCGTCCAGCAGATCAGCGGGCGGATTCGCCTCGCCAACCGAGGCAGGCGATTTCGGCGCAGCAGGCATTGGATGGGTACACCTCGCACGCCGCGGCGGCGGCCGGTCTGTCCGATGGCGCGGGAACCATCGTCGTGGGCGGACCAGCGGATTTCACTGCGGTCGACGGCGACCTGTTCGGCCCTGCCGACGAGGTTCCGGACCTTCCGATCATTGTCACCGTTGTCGGCGGCAGCGTGGTGTACCAGCGGTGA
- a CDS encoding MarR family winged helix-turn-helix transcriptional regulator, whose protein sequence is MTDIAPLSDDIGFLLSRVGATMSSAAKSALAPLDLRVRSYSVLALACEHSGGLGQRQIADELGLDPSQIVALVDDLETRELITRRVDPDDRRNKRIHATEAGRGVCVDAQLALASAHADILELLGPQGVRDLRQALQALVR, encoded by the coding sequence ATGACCGATATCGCACCCCTGTCCGATGACATCGGGTTCCTACTGAGCCGCGTCGGAGCAACGATGTCGAGTGCCGCGAAGTCGGCACTGGCACCACTCGATCTACGCGTTCGTTCCTATTCCGTACTAGCCCTCGCCTGTGAGCACTCGGGTGGTCTCGGTCAGCGACAGATCGCCGATGAACTCGGCCTCGACCCCAGCCAGATCGTCGCCCTCGTCGACGACCTGGAGACCCGTGAGCTGATCACACGCCGGGTCGACCCGGACGATCGCCGAAACAAGCGCATTCACGCCACCGAGGCCGGCCGCGGTGTGTGCGTCGACGCTCAGCTCGCGCTCGCGTCCGCACACGCCGACATCCTCGAACTCCTCGGTCCCCAGGGTGTTCGAGACCTACGACAGGCCTTGCAGGCGCTCGTACGCTGA
- the couN gene encoding 4-hydroxyphenyl-beta-hydroxyacyl-CoA dehydrogenase, which yields MKLDNKVAVVTGSGQGLGLAYAQDLARHGAAVVVNDVDQAIADAAVSSIVEAGGKAVAVVAPVGSTETAQKLVAGAVGSFGRLDIMVTNAGILRDKVLWKMTDDDFDAVVNVHLRGTFTCAREAAVHFRAQGDGGRIVCIGSPAGQRGNFGQTNYSGSKAGIVGMVRTWAMELGRAGVTVNAVCPVAATAMTESVPFLQPYIEAMKSGDPLPPFARRELGFGTPADAAGIVSFLASDAGAEVTGQAFAVGGDRLALWTHPDMIATSYRDGGWSADSIAETWADTFADSLESVGENLPVEPAR from the coding sequence ATGAAGCTCGACAACAAGGTGGCTGTGGTCACCGGAAGTGGCCAAGGGCTCGGTTTGGCCTACGCACAGGACTTGGCCCGCCACGGCGCAGCGGTCGTCGTCAACGACGTCGATCAGGCGATCGCCGATGCAGCCGTCTCCTCTATCGTCGAGGCCGGCGGCAAGGCAGTTGCCGTCGTCGCACCGGTCGGCAGTACCGAGACCGCTCAAAAGCTCGTTGCCGGTGCCGTCGGATCATTCGGCCGCCTCGACATCATGGTCACCAATGCCGGAATTCTGCGCGACAAGGTGCTGTGGAAGATGACCGACGACGATTTCGATGCCGTCGTGAACGTCCATCTTCGCGGCACGTTCACGTGTGCCCGCGAGGCTGCCGTCCACTTCCGCGCACAGGGCGACGGAGGCCGCATCGTGTGCATCGGTTCGCCGGCGGGTCAGCGCGGAAACTTCGGGCAAACCAACTATTCCGGTTCCAAGGCGGGGATCGTCGGCATGGTACGTACTTGGGCCATGGAGCTTGGACGTGCGGGTGTCACCGTGAACGCGGTGTGCCCGGTCGCGGCCACGGCCATGACCGAGAGTGTTCCGTTTCTGCAGCCGTACATCGAAGCCATGAAGAGCGGGGATCCGTTGCCGCCGTTCGCGCGTCGTGAACTGGGATTCGGCACCCCAGCGGACGCGGCGGGCATCGTTTCGTTCCTTGCCAGCGATGCAGGTGCCGAGGTTACCGGTCAGGCGTTCGCTGTCGGAGGCGACCGCTTGGCTTTGTGGACGCACCCGGACATGATCGCCACGAGTTACCGCGACGGAGGATGGTCGGCCGACAGCATCGCGGAGACATGGGCTGACACGTTTGCCGACAGCCTCGAGTCAGTGGGGGAGAACCTCCCGGTCGAGCCGGCACGATGA
- the couO gene encoding 4-hydroxyphenyl-beta-ketoacyl-CoA hydrolase, protein MSSKYECAIDFDAIVALDVHTHVEIDGCGHRSLDDELMAASEKYFKSGEERTPGIDAIADYYRARNMAAVVFTVDAGAASGHAPNSVEEIAEGAARHNDVLIPFGSVDPWQGKAAVRRVHRLVDEFGVRGFKFHPSMQGFEPNDRRFYPLYEAITEAGVPALFHTGQTGIGAGLPGGHGIKLRYSDPMLLDDVAADFPDLTVIMAHPAVPWADAQISIATHKSNVYIDLSGWSPKYFPPQLIRAANSMLKRKVLFGSDFPVLTPDRWMTDFAQLDIKDEVRPLVSKINALAALGLSVKETP, encoded by the coding sequence ATGAGCTCGAAATACGAGTGCGCCATCGACTTCGACGCCATCGTCGCACTCGATGTGCACACGCATGTGGAGATCGACGGGTGTGGGCACCGTTCGCTCGACGACGAGTTGATGGCAGCGTCCGAGAAGTACTTCAAGTCGGGTGAGGAGCGCACCCCTGGCATCGACGCGATCGCAGACTACTACCGCGCACGCAACATGGCTGCCGTGGTGTTCACCGTCGATGCCGGTGCGGCGTCGGGGCACGCGCCGAATTCGGTCGAGGAGATCGCCGAGGGAGCTGCACGCCACAACGACGTCCTTATTCCGTTCGGCTCGGTCGACCCGTGGCAGGGAAAGGCAGCGGTACGACGCGTGCACCGGCTCGTCGACGAGTTCGGCGTACGCGGGTTCAAATTCCATCCGAGTATGCAGGGATTCGAACCCAACGACAGGCGTTTCTATCCGTTGTACGAGGCGATCACCGAAGCCGGAGTCCCCGCGCTCTTCCACACCGGCCAAACCGGTATCGGTGCAGGCCTACCTGGTGGGCACGGCATCAAGCTGCGGTACTCGGACCCGATGCTGTTGGACGACGTCGCGGCGGATTTCCCCGATCTGACGGTGATCATGGCCCACCCGGCAGTGCCGTGGGCCGACGCGCAGATCTCGATCGCCACGCACAAGTCCAACGTGTACATCGACCTCTCGGGTTGGTCGCCGAAGTACTTTCCGCCCCAGCTGATTCGGGCAGCCAATTCGATGTTGAAACGAAAAGTGCTGTTCGGCTCCGACTTTCCGGTGCTGACTCCAGACCGGTGGATGACGGACTTCGCACAACTCGACATCAAAGACGAGGTACGTCCTCTCGTATCGAAGATCAACGCACTGGCCGCGCTCGGCCTGTCAGTCAAGGAGACACCATGA
- the couM gene encoding p-hydroxycinnamoyl-CoA hydratase, with protein sequence MTTRVATLAELKNFEGRVLGISSWIEIPQQRIDTFADATDDHQWIHVDPERARAESPFGGPIAHGYLTLSLIIPMWEEVLVVDSVTTKINYGLNKVRFTNAVPAGGRVRLAATLKAYEELPKGGAQLTVAAMIELEGSERPAVVVEAVYRMFD encoded by the coding sequence ATGACCACCCGCGTCGCCACTCTCGCCGAATTGAAGAACTTCGAAGGCCGCGTACTCGGAATCAGCTCGTGGATCGAGATTCCACAGCAGCGAATCGACACCTTCGCCGACGCCACCGACGATCACCAGTGGATTCACGTCGATCCGGAGCGAGCCAGGGCAGAGAGCCCTTTCGGTGGCCCGATCGCGCACGGATATCTCACCTTGTCGCTGATAATCCCGATGTGGGAAGAGGTGCTTGTCGTCGACAGTGTGACAACCAAGATCAACTACGGCCTGAACAAGGTCCGCTTCACCAACGCCGTGCCGGCGGGTGGACGTGTGCGCCTGGCCGCGACCTTGAAGGCGTACGAGGAGTTGCCCAAGGGCGGGGCTCAGTTGACGGTTGCGGCAATGATCGAGCTCGAAGGTAGTGAGCGCCCTGCCGTCGTCGTCGAGGCCGTCTACCGCATGTTCGACTGA